In Sphaeramia orbicularis chromosome 3, fSphaOr1.1, whole genome shotgun sequence, a genomic segment contains:
- the tdp1 gene encoding tyrosyl-DNA phosphodiesterase 1 isoform X2 yields MSQDSQHGKWTISSSDDDDEDLPPSGRSSNINNNSHQPKSSPASTPEAVRTTVDIKPEPAKTPVSSLVIGSEARQAAAMNQLNPVKLESSPSLTGKRKKEVSEGSGWALSDSDDDDESVKGKSLSSVPKKAPPSPKAKKVKVENERPPSPHGRLYYIDEPEDFFESSVPCLNDTYRFYLNKVTGLDKKYNSGALHIRDILSPLFGTLKESVQFNYCFDIAWMVQQYPPEFRTRPVLIVHGDKREAKARLVQQTQPFPHVRLCQAKLDIAFGTHHTKMMLLWYEEGFRVIILTSNLIRADWYQKTQGMWMSPLFPRLPKGSGSSAGESPTFFKRDLLEYLASYRAPELEEWIQRIKEHDLSETRVYLIGSTPGRYVGSDMERWGHLRLRKLLNEHTDPIPGDQSWPVIGQFSSIGSMGLDKTKWLAGEFQRTLTTLGKSSVRSEPPIHLLYPSVDDVRTSLEGYPAGGSLPYSIQTAQKQVWLHSYFHRWKANTTGRTHAMPHIKTYMRVSPDFTQLAWFLITSANLSKAAWGALEKNNTQGIIFLTLHLTHTSSVQMEKGKGMENMLLYIP; encoded by the exons ATGTCTCAGGATAGTCAACATGGCAAGTGGACCATCTCcagcagtgatgatgatgatgaggaccTTCCTCCTTCAGGGAGGTcctcaaatataaataataactcccaTCAGCCTAAATCTTCTCCTGCCTCTACACCAGAAGCGGTAAGAACCACTGTAGATATAAAACCAGAACCAGCTAAAACCCCTGTGTCCTCTCTTGTCATCGGCTCTGAAGCCAGACAGGCGGCTGCAATGAaccagttaaatccagtgaaGCTTGAATCTAGTCCATCACTGACCGGAAAGCGGAAGAAAGAAGTGTCAGAAGGCTCGGGCTGGGCTCTGtctgatagtgatgatgatgacgaaaGTGTTAAGGGGAAGAGTCTTAGTAGTGTCCCAAAGAAGGCTCCACCCAGTCCCAAAGCAAAGAAGGTGAAGGTGGAGAACGAGCGTCCGCCAAGTCCCCACGGGCGGCTCTACTACATCGATGAGCCGGAGGACTTCTTTGAATCCAGCGTCCCCTGTCTGAATGACACCTACAGGTTTTACCTCAATAAGGTGACGGGGTTGGACAAGAAGTACAACAGCGGAGCTCTGCACATCAGAG aTATCCTCTCCCCATTATTCGGAACCTTGAAAGAATCAGTTCAG TTTAACTACTGCTTTGATATTGCCTGGATGGTTCAGCAGTACCCCCCAGAGTTTAG GACCCGTCCAGTTCTCATCGTCCACGGGGATAAAAGGGAGGCCAAAGCCCGGCTCGTCCAACAGACTCAGCCCTTCCCTCATGTCCGACTGTGCCAG GCGAAGCTGGATATTGCTTTTGGAACTCATCACAC GAAGATGATGTTGCTGTGGTATGAGGAAGGCTTCAGGGTCATCATTTTGACCTCTAACCTGATCAGAGCTGACTGGTACCAGAAAACACAAGG GATGTGGATGAGCCCTCTGTTTCCACGGTTACCAAAGGGCAGCGGCAGTAGTGCAGGTGAATCCCCGACCTTCTTCAAGAGGGATCTGCTTGAATACCTGGCGTCGTATAGAGCACCAGAACTGGAGGAGTGGATCCAGCGAATCAAAGAGCATGACCTCTCAGAGACCAG GGTGTATTTGATTGGTTCAACTCCAGGGAGGTATGTTGGTTCGGATATGGAGCGCTGGGGCCATCTGAGGTTGAGGAAG CTTTTAAATGAACACACAGATCCTATTCCTGGTGACCAAAGCTGGCCTGTGATTGGCCAGTTCTCCAGCATCGGCTCCATGGGATTAGATAAGACCAAGTGGCTAGCGGGGGAATTTCAGCGCACCCTGACCACATTAGGAAAGTCGTCTGTTCGCTCAGAGCCGCCCATTCACTTA TTATATCCATCTGTAGACGATGTGAGAACAAGTTTGGAAGGGTATCCTG CTGGTGGATCTCTTCCCTACAGCATCCAGACAGCTCAGAAACAGGTCTGGCTTCACTCCTACTTCCA TCGATGGAAGGCAAACACAACGGGAAGGACTCACGCCATGCCACACATTAAGACGTACATGAGGGTGTCGCCAGATTTCACTCAGCTTGCCTGGTTCCTCATCACAAG tgCCAACCTGTCCAAAGCAGCGTGGGGTGCCCTGGAGAAGAACAACACCCAG GGAATTATTTTCCTGACATTGCATCTTACTCATACATCATCAGTGCAGATGGAAAAAGGAAAGGGAATGGAAAACATGCTCCTCTACATTCCTTAA
- the tdp1 gene encoding tyrosyl-DNA phosphodiesterase 1 isoform X1 → MSQDSQHGKWTISSSDDDDEDLPPSGRSSNINNNSHQPKSSPASTPEAVRTTVDIKPEPAKTPVSSLVIGSEARQAAAMNQLNPVKLESSPSLTGKRKKEVSEGSGWALSDSDDDDESVKGKSLSSVPKKAPPSPKAKKVKVENERPPSPHGRLYYIDEPEDFFESSVPCLNDTYRFYLNKVTGLDKKYNSGALHIRDILSPLFGTLKESVQFNYCFDIAWMVQQYPPEFRTRPVLIVHGDKREAKARLVQQTQPFPHVRLCQAKLDIAFGTHHTKMMLLWYEEGFRVIILTSNLIRADWYQKTQGMWMSPLFPRLPKGSGSSAGESPTFFKRDLLEYLASYRAPELEEWIQRIKEHDLSETRVYLIGSTPGRYVGSDMERWGHLRLRKLLNEHTDPIPGDQSWPVIGQFSSIGSMGLDKTKWLAGEFQRTLTTLGKSSVRSEPPIHLLYPSVDDVRTSLEGYPAGGSLPYSIQTAQKQVWLHSYFHRWKANTTGRTHAMPHIKTYMRVSPDFTQLAWFLITSANLSKAAWGALEKNNTQVMVRSYELGVLYLPTAFNMKTFPVHKNPFPVSSSSTGFPVPFDLPPTSYSAKDQPWIWNIPYTQAPDTHGNVWVPS, encoded by the exons ATGTCTCAGGATAGTCAACATGGCAAGTGGACCATCTCcagcagtgatgatgatgatgaggaccTTCCTCCTTCAGGGAGGTcctcaaatataaataataactcccaTCAGCCTAAATCTTCTCCTGCCTCTACACCAGAAGCGGTAAGAACCACTGTAGATATAAAACCAGAACCAGCTAAAACCCCTGTGTCCTCTCTTGTCATCGGCTCTGAAGCCAGACAGGCGGCTGCAATGAaccagttaaatccagtgaaGCTTGAATCTAGTCCATCACTGACCGGAAAGCGGAAGAAAGAAGTGTCAGAAGGCTCGGGCTGGGCTCTGtctgatagtgatgatgatgacgaaaGTGTTAAGGGGAAGAGTCTTAGTAGTGTCCCAAAGAAGGCTCCACCCAGTCCCAAAGCAAAGAAGGTGAAGGTGGAGAACGAGCGTCCGCCAAGTCCCCACGGGCGGCTCTACTACATCGATGAGCCGGAGGACTTCTTTGAATCCAGCGTCCCCTGTCTGAATGACACCTACAGGTTTTACCTCAATAAGGTGACGGGGTTGGACAAGAAGTACAACAGCGGAGCTCTGCACATCAGAG aTATCCTCTCCCCATTATTCGGAACCTTGAAAGAATCAGTTCAG TTTAACTACTGCTTTGATATTGCCTGGATGGTTCAGCAGTACCCCCCAGAGTTTAG GACCCGTCCAGTTCTCATCGTCCACGGGGATAAAAGGGAGGCCAAAGCCCGGCTCGTCCAACAGACTCAGCCCTTCCCTCATGTCCGACTGTGCCAG GCGAAGCTGGATATTGCTTTTGGAACTCATCACAC GAAGATGATGTTGCTGTGGTATGAGGAAGGCTTCAGGGTCATCATTTTGACCTCTAACCTGATCAGAGCTGACTGGTACCAGAAAACACAAGG GATGTGGATGAGCCCTCTGTTTCCACGGTTACCAAAGGGCAGCGGCAGTAGTGCAGGTGAATCCCCGACCTTCTTCAAGAGGGATCTGCTTGAATACCTGGCGTCGTATAGAGCACCAGAACTGGAGGAGTGGATCCAGCGAATCAAAGAGCATGACCTCTCAGAGACCAG GGTGTATTTGATTGGTTCAACTCCAGGGAGGTATGTTGGTTCGGATATGGAGCGCTGGGGCCATCTGAGGTTGAGGAAG CTTTTAAATGAACACACAGATCCTATTCCTGGTGACCAAAGCTGGCCTGTGATTGGCCAGTTCTCCAGCATCGGCTCCATGGGATTAGATAAGACCAAGTGGCTAGCGGGGGAATTTCAGCGCACCCTGACCACATTAGGAAAGTCGTCTGTTCGCTCAGAGCCGCCCATTCACTTA TTATATCCATCTGTAGACGATGTGAGAACAAGTTTGGAAGGGTATCCTG CTGGTGGATCTCTTCCCTACAGCATCCAGACAGCTCAGAAACAGGTCTGGCTTCACTCCTACTTCCA TCGATGGAAGGCAAACACAACGGGAAGGACTCACGCCATGCCACACATTAAGACGTACATGAGGGTGTCGCCAGATTTCACTCAGCTTGCCTGGTTCCTCATCACAAG tgCCAACCTGTCCAAAGCAGCGTGGGGTGCCCTGGAGAAGAACAACACCCAGGTGATGGTCCGTTCATATGAGCTGGGAGTCCTCTACCTGCCCACTGCCTTT AACATGAAGACCTTCCCTGTTCACAAAAATCCATTTCCTGTCTCCTCGTCCTCCACTGGATTCCCCGTGCCCTTTGACCTCCCTCCTACAAGCTACTCTGCCAAAG ATCAGCCTTGGATCTGGAACATTCCGTACACTCAGGCTCCTGACACACACGGCAACGTCTGGGTTCCCTCCTGA